The DNA sequence AGGTCCGCCAGGCCATCCAGTACGCCATCAACCGCCAGGCCCTGGTGGATGCCCTGCACAAGGGTGACATCCCCGCCTGGAATGCCCTCCCCAAGGACTCCGCGGGCTTCACCAAGGACCTCGAAACCAGCTTCGCCTATAACCCGGACAAGGCCAAGAGCCTGCTGGCCGAGGCCGGCTACCCCAACGGCTTCGAATTCACGATCATCGCCGGCGCCCAGACCCAGACAGACCTCCAGGCCGTCCAAAAGGACCTCGCCGCCGTCGGCATCACCATGAACGTGAAGATGGCCGCTTCCACCGACGAAGCCTTCGCCGCCGTCGCCACCACGCCCCTGGGGTACGCGCCGCTGAACTGGGACAACCCGGTCGGCGTCATGTACGGCGTCGTCCTCAACGGTTTCACCAACGTCCAGAAGGCCACCGATGACCCGCTCAGCGCCGCCACCGGCGAGCTGGCCGCGGCCAAGGACGACGCTGCCGTGAAGGCCGCCGCCACCAAGCTGAACACGCGGCTGGTGGAGTCCGGCTGGATGATCCCGCTGTACGAGGCGCTGACCAACCAGGGGTACAACACCAAGAAGGTAGCCCCGGTGAAGTTCGCCGGCACCAACGCCTACCCGCTCCTCTCGTCCTACACGCCGGCAAGCTGATACCCGCACCTTCCCGGGCGGCCGAAGGACCAGGGCCGCCCGGGAGGGGCCTGACCGATGGAGGTCACCATGGCACTATTCATCACCAAGCGCCTGCTGATGGCGCTGGCCACCGTGCTGGTGGTTGCGGTGCTGGCATTCCTGCTGGTGCACGCGATGCCGGGCAGCCCGGGGGCCGTGTCCCTTGGCGCCGGTGCGTCCCAGGAAGCCATTGACGAGGTCAACCAGCGGCTGGGCTGGAACGATCCGCTGCCGGCGCAGTTCATCACCTGGCTCGGTTCCGCAGTACAGGGCGACCTGGGCGTCTCGCTCATTGATGGCCGCTCCGTCAGCACAGACCTCGCCAGCCGCCTGCCCGTCACGGCCTCCCTCGCCGCCGGTGCCACCATCCTCAGCGCCATCCTGGGCATCGCCCTTGGCGTCACGGCCGCGGTCCGCGGGGGAGTGCTCGACCAGGCAATCGGCGGCTTCGTGGGCCTCCTGGTTGCCCTGCCCGCCTTCTGGGTGGGCGTCATCTTCGTGTACCTGTTCGCCGTCCAGTCCTCAATCTTTCCGGCCACAGGTTATGTGCCGTTCGACGTTTCGCCGCAGGACTGGGCTTTGTCCCTGGCGCTGCCGGTGATCACGCTGGCGGTGGGCGGCGCCGCCTTCATTGCCCGCCAGACCAGGGCGTCCATGCTTGAAGCCCTGCAGCAGGAACACATCCGCACGCTGCGCGCCACGGCCACGCCCACGTGGAAGATCCTGTACGTCCACGCCCTGCGCTACGCCAGCCTGCCCATTGTGGCCGGCATCGCCCTGCAGTTCATCGGCCTGTTCGGCGGTTCCGTCATCGCGGAGCAGCTGTTCGCCATGCCCGGACTGGGGCAGGCCGTCCAGACCTCCGTCAGCACCCACGATGCCCCTGCCGTCCAGGGCGTGGTGGTGATCGCCACCGTGGTGGTGGTCGCCGTCAACCTGGTGCTGGAACTCGCCACCAAGTTCCTCGACCCGAAGTTGCGTGCCTCATGATCCCCACAGTTTCCCCGGCCCCCGCGGACGCGGACCAGGCAGGAAGTACGACGGCGGCAGGCGCCTCCGTGCCCGGCGCAGGCAAGGCTGCACCCACCAGATTGTCCAGGCACTGGCTCCTCAGTTCGCCCGGTGCCGTGGCCGGACTGCTCTGGCTGGCCGTGGTGGTCACCGCGTCCCTGACGGCTCCACTCTGGCTGCCGTTCAAGACCGAGGACCAGGATTTCACCGCCGTCCTGTCCGGCCCCACCGCCGCCCACTGGCTGGGGACCGACGAACTGGGCCGCGACATCCTCAGCCGCATCTTCGCTGCCGCGGCAGGCACCCTGGGAACGTCGATGATCACGGTGATTGTCGGCGTCGGACTCGGCACCGTCCTCGCCATGGCCGCTGCCGGTGCCGGCGAGCGGACCGAAGCCGTGATCAACCGCATCACCGAAATCATGATGTCCCTGCCGGGCACGGTGATCATCCTGGCCGTCATCGGCGCCGTGGGCACCAACATCCCCATGGTCATGGCCATCCTGGGCATCCTGATGTCCGCCGGCATCTACCGGGTGATCCTGGGCCAGGCCAAATCACTGCAGTCCCAGCTCTACGTGGACGCGGCCAAGGTGGACGGCGTGGGGCCGCTGGGCATCAGTGTCCGGCACGTCCTGCCCGGCCTTGCCAACACCATCGTGGTCCAGGCGGCCCTCATCTTCGCCGTGGGCATGCTCATCCAGGCAGGCCTGGCGTTCATCGGGTTCGGGCCGCCCATCCCGCAGCCCAGCTGGGGCGGCATGATCCAGGGCGCCTCCCAGCACGTCTATGACGCCCCCTGGATGATGGTGCCCACCGGCGCCGTGCTGGCACTGACGGTCCTGTCCGCCAACGCCATCGGCAATGCGCTCGGCAAGGCGCCCAACGCCGCGGCCCCGCACCTGCCCTCCGCGGCAGCCCGCCGCCAGCGGGCCAGGGCCGTCGCCGCCGTCGCCGCGGCTGCCCCGGCGCCCGGGGACGGCGCCCCCGGGGACGCGCCAAAGGGCACCCTGTCCGTGCGCAGCCTGTCCGTCGGCGTCGGCAATGCGGGGACAGGCAACGGCGTCCGGCTGGTCACCGACGTCTCCTTCGACGTCGAACAGGGCACCGTCCTGGGACTGGTGGGCGAATCCGGCTGCGGCAAGACCATGACGGCGCTGTCCCTCCTGGGCTTGCTCCCGTCCGGCGTCTCGGTAACCGGGGGCCAGATCCTCTGGAACGGGAAGAACCTTGCGGCCGCCACGGACAAGGAGATGGAAGGCATCCGGGGCCGTGACATCGCCCTGATCAGCCAGGAGCCCATGCGGGCACTGGATCCGATGTTCACGGTGGGCTACCAGCTCACGGCAACCATCCGGCGGCTCCGCGGCCTGGGCAAGGCCGAAGCCCGGAAGGAGGCCCTGGCCCTGCTGGAGAAGGTGGGCATCGTGGATGCCGCCCGGATCCTGAAGACCTATCCGCACCAGATCAGCGGTGGCATGGCCCAGCGCGTGGCCATCGCCCTGGCCCTTTCCGGCCAGCCCAAACTGCTGGTGGCGGACGAGCCCACCACAGCCCTGGATGTTACGGTCCAGGCCGAGATCCTGTCCCTGCTGCGGGCCCTGGTGAAGGACACCGGCATGTCCGTGGTGATGGTCACCCACGACCTCGGCGTGGTGGCGGACATCTGCGACCAGGTGGCCGTCATGTACGCCGGGCAGGTGGTGGAGAACGGAAAGACCCAGGCCATCCTGGACAACCCGCGCCACCCCTACACCCTGGCCCTGCTCGCCGCCGACCCGCACGCCAACCACGGGGACGCCATGCCGGAGCGGCTTGCCACGATTCAAGGCCAGGTGCCGCAGCCCAAGGACTGGCCCTCCGGCTGCCGCTTCGCCGCCCGCTGCCAGTTCGCCGGCTCCGCGTGCACGGAACCGGTCCCGCTGCTGGCGTCCGGCACCGGCGACGGCCTGGTCCGTTGCGTCAA is a window from the Arthrobacter sp. NicSoilC5 genome containing:
- a CDS encoding ABC transporter permease, producing MEVTMALFITKRLLMALATVLVVAVLAFLLVHAMPGSPGAVSLGAGASQEAIDEVNQRLGWNDPLPAQFITWLGSAVQGDLGVSLIDGRSVSTDLASRLPVTASLAAGATILSAILGIALGVTAAVRGGVLDQAIGGFVGLLVALPAFWVGVIFVYLFAVQSSIFPATGYVPFDVSPQDWALSLALPVITLAVGGAAFIARQTRASMLEALQQEHIRTLRATATPTWKILYVHALRYASLPIVAGIALQFIGLFGGSVIAEQLFAMPGLGQAVQTSVSTHDAPAVQGVVVIATVVVVAVNLVLELATKFLDPKLRAS
- a CDS encoding dipeptide/oligopeptide/nickel ABC transporter permease/ATP-binding protein gives rise to the protein MIPTVSPAPADADQAGSTTAAGASVPGAGKAAPTRLSRHWLLSSPGAVAGLLWLAVVVTASLTAPLWLPFKTEDQDFTAVLSGPTAAHWLGTDELGRDILSRIFAAAAGTLGTSMITVIVGVGLGTVLAMAAAGAGERTEAVINRITEIMMSLPGTVIILAVIGAVGTNIPMVMAILGILMSAGIYRVILGQAKSLQSQLYVDAAKVDGVGPLGISVRHVLPGLANTIVVQAALIFAVGMLIQAGLAFIGFGPPIPQPSWGGMIQGASQHVYDAPWMMVPTGAVLALTVLSANAIGNALGKAPNAAAPHLPSAAARRQRARAVAAVAAAAPAPGDGAPGDAPKGTLSVRSLSVGVGNAGTGNGVRLVTDVSFDVEQGTVLGLVGESGCGKTMTALSLLGLLPSGVSVTGGQILWNGKNLAAATDKEMEGIRGRDIALISQEPMRALDPMFTVGYQLTATIRRLRGLGKAEARKEALALLEKVGIVDAARILKTYPHQISGGMAQRVAIALALSGQPKLLVADEPTTALDVTVQAEILSLLRALVKDTGMSVVMVTHDLGVVADICDQVAVMYAGQVVENGKTQAILDNPRHPYTLALLAADPHANHGDAMPERLATIQGQVPQPKDWPSGCRFAARCQFAGSACTEPVPLLASGTGDGLVRCVKADQLAVEGMDWLATDVPAARLLPVTPVSPTNTTIVEKDLA